From one Heterodontus francisci isolate sHetFra1 unplaced genomic scaffold, sHetFra1.hap1 HAP1_SCAFFOLD_221, whole genome shotgun sequence genomic stretch:
- the LOC137363831 gene encoding histone H2A-like yields MTGSGKTSGKARAKAKSRSSRAGLQFPVGRVHRLLRKGNYAERVGAGAPVYLAAVLEYLTAEILELAGNAARDNKKSRIIPRHLQLAVRNDEELNKLLGGVTIAQGGVLPNIQAVLLPK; encoded by the coding sequence aTGACTGGAagcggaaagaccagcgggaaagctcgggccaaggccaagtctcgctcctccagggctggactgcagttcccggtgggccgggttcacaggctcctgaggaagggtaactatgctgagcgtgtgggtgccggagccccggtctatttggctgctgtgctcgagtatctgaccgctgaaatcctcgagctggccggtaacgcggcccgggacaacaagaagagccgcatcatccccagacacctgcagctggccgtccgcaacgacgaggagctcaacaagctgctgggaggagtgaccatcgctcagggcggggtgctgcctaatatccaggccgtgctgctgcccaag
- the LOC137363833 gene encoding histone H3-like — translation MARTKQTARKSTGGKAPRKQLATKAARKSAPATGGVKKPHRYRPGTVALREIRRYQKSTELLIRKLPFQRLVREIAQDFKTDLRFQSSAVMALQEASESYLVGLFEDTNLCAIHAKRVTIMRKDIQLARRIRGERA, via the coding sequence ATGGCCCGGACAAAGCAGACAGCGcgtaaatcgaccggagggaaagctcctcgcaaacagctggctaccaaagcggcccggaagagcgctccagccacgggtggAGTAAAGAAGCCTCATCgctacagacccggcactgtggctctcaGGGAGATCCGCCGTTACCAGAAATCCACTGAGctcctcatccgcaaactgcccttccagcgcctggtcagaGAGATCgctcaggacttcaagacagacctgcgcttccagagctcggccgtcatggccctgcaggaggccagcgagtcttacctggtggggctctttgaggacaccaacctgtgtgccatccacgccaagcgagtcaccatcatgcgcaaagacatccagctggcccgccgcatccgcggggaacgcgccTAA